The following proteins are encoded in a genomic region of Solidesulfovibrio fructosivorans JJ]:
- a CDS encoding HAMP domain-containing methyl-accepting chemotaxis protein, with protein sequence MKNMKLGVKITIGFGLLILIACVLGGMAVVNMNSVEKQSTRLAQEYVPEVAIANQLERAAAQVMLDIRAYGYSEDKKDLDAGLRSFAELKRALAEAKAHSEKYPDLTKLREDVGKAQVKVAEYEKLITDTSSRLEALAGVRRNLDAAAGEFVRNTGAYQESQAKALLDEIARGMPADALRDRANKVAGIDGILTQVTAIRVNNYRGQLYREPRFIDDAIKGFTPLDQAVETLRAKTRADANLRQLAAIKDASAKYRQALSDFLDIYKVLQELAVKRLEAGNAVQEAAVTTAKAALDATQHIANEAVASLSTASTIMLGGLAVALVLGILIAIFLTKAITGPVVKGVDFAKAMAQGDFTRLLDIDQKDEIGILAASLNEMVSKLREVVAEVQSASENVASGSEELSASAQSMSQGATEQAASVEEISSSMEQMSSNIKQNAENAQQTQSIAVKAAQDAREGGEAVISAVAAMKNIAEKISIIEEIARQTNLLALNAAIEAARAGEHGKGFAVVAAEVRKLAERSGSAAAEISELSSSSVQVAEQAGSMLTKMVPDIQRTADLVQEIAAASQEQNSGADQINKAIQQLDQVVQQNASASEEMASTSEELSSQAEQLQSTMAFFRVDGTGRRQVRTVKALPAAHRSAAKKPAPAAGAKKASGGVGIDLDDKDDDFERF encoded by the coding sequence GTGAAAAACATGAAACTTGGCGTCAAGATCACCATCGGCTTCGGACTGTTGATCCTCATTGCCTGCGTGCTCGGCGGCATGGCCGTGGTCAACATGAACAGTGTCGAAAAACAGTCCACGCGGCTGGCCCAGGAATATGTCCCGGAAGTCGCCATCGCCAACCAGCTCGAACGGGCCGCCGCGCAGGTGATGTTGGATATCCGTGCGTACGGATATAGTGAGGATAAAAAGGATCTCGACGCCGGCCTGCGCAGTTTCGCCGAATTGAAGCGCGCGCTGGCCGAGGCCAAAGCGCATTCGGAGAAGTACCCGGACCTGACCAAGCTGCGCGAGGACGTGGGCAAGGCCCAGGTCAAGGTGGCGGAATACGAAAAACTCATTACGGACACGTCGTCGCGCCTGGAGGCGTTGGCCGGGGTGCGGCGCAACCTGGATGCGGCGGCCGGCGAGTTCGTGCGCAATACCGGAGCCTATCAGGAGAGCCAGGCCAAGGCGCTGCTTGACGAGATCGCCCGGGGAATGCCCGCCGATGCCCTGCGCGACCGCGCCAACAAGGTGGCCGGCATCGACGGCATTCTTACCCAGGTCACGGCCATCCGGGTCAACAACTACCGGGGCCAGCTCTACCGGGAGCCGCGCTTCATCGACGACGCCATCAAAGGATTTACGCCCCTCGATCAGGCCGTCGAAACGCTTCGGGCCAAGACCCGCGCAGACGCCAACCTGCGGCAACTGGCGGCCATCAAGGACGCTTCCGCGAAATACCGGCAGGCGCTCAGCGATTTTCTGGATATCTACAAGGTGTTGCAGGAGCTGGCCGTCAAGCGCCTCGAAGCCGGCAACGCCGTGCAGGAAGCGGCCGTGACAACGGCCAAGGCGGCCCTCGACGCTACCCAGCATATCGCCAACGAGGCTGTCGCCAGCCTGTCCACCGCCTCCACGATCATGCTCGGCGGATTGGCCGTGGCGCTTGTGCTCGGCATTCTCATCGCCATTTTCCTGACCAAGGCCATCACCGGCCCGGTGGTCAAGGGCGTGGATTTCGCCAAGGCCATGGCCCAGGGGGACTTCACCCGCCTGCTCGACATCGACCAGAAGGACGAAATCGGCATTCTGGCCGCCTCGCTCAACGAGATGGTGAGCAAATTGCGCGAAGTGGTGGCCGAGGTGCAGTCGGCTTCGGAAAATGTGGCCTCCGGGTCGGAGGAGCTTTCCGCCTCGGCCCAGAGCATGTCCCAGGGCGCCACGGAACAGGCGGCCAGCGTCGAGGAGATCTCCTCGTCCATGGAACAGATGAGTTCCAACATCAAGCAGAACGCCGAAAACGCCCAGCAGACCCAGTCCATCGCGGTCAAGGCGGCCCAGGACGCCCGTGAGGGCGGCGAGGCCGTTATCTCGGCCGTGGCGGCCATGAAAAACATTGCCGAAAAGATCTCCATCATCGAGGAGATCGCCCGCCAGACCAACCTGCTGGCCTTAAACGCCGCCATCGAGGCCGCAAGGGCCGGCGAACACGGCAAGGGCTTCGCCGTGGTGGCGGCCGAGGTGAGAAAACTCGCCGAACGCAGCGGCTCGGCCGCGGCCGAAATCTCCGAGCTGTCCTCTTCCAGCGTCCAGGTGGCCGAACAGGCCGGCTCCATGCTGACCAAGATGGTGCCCGACATCCAGCGCACGGCCGACCTTGTGCAGGAAATCGCCGCCGCCAGCCAGGAACAGAACTCCGGGGCCGACCAGATCAACAAGGCCATCCAGCAGCTCGACCAAGTGGTGCAGCAAAACGCCTCGGCCTCCGAGGAGATGGCCTCCACCTCCGAAGAGCTTTCGAGCCAGGCCGAGCAGCTCCAAAGCACCATGGCCTTCTTCCGGGTGGACGGCACGGGACGCCGGCAGGTCCGGACGGTCAAGGCGCTGCCCGCCGCCCACCGATCGGCCGCCAAGAAGCCGGCGCCCGCAGCCGGCGCCAAGAAGGCCTCGGGCGGCGTCGGCATCGACCTCGACGACAAGGACGACGATTTCGAGCGTTTTTAG
- a CDS encoding aminotransferase class V-fold PLP-dependent enzyme: MDQARLREEFPVVAEAVYFNHAAVSPLPGRACAAGQAVYEDRWRRGSADYFRWQAAVAAAREGAARLLRTTPDRVAFTGNTSHGLSLVAGGLDWKPGDKVAVTWPDFPTVRFPFDNLADHGVGVVELPKHDGRLDMDAVRKLIPGCKLVVAATVDWTTGVRLPAAELGALCREAGALYCLDAIQSLGALPTDVAELGVDFLAAGCHKWQLGPMGLGIFYVAPGADAALGTVMAGWRSMRDAEELGMTFRLKAGAGRFEAGTQDIAGIAAYGASLALFEELGREEVARRIFAIADILAAGLAERGLCVPSPLTPGERSGILVFEHPDAPGLYKALMGANVAVSLRNGRIRLSPHCYNDATDAARFFAHLDAFDGR; encoded by the coding sequence ATGGATCAGGCCCGGTTGCGTGAGGAGTTTCCGGTTGTGGCCGAAGCGGTCTATTTCAACCATGCGGCCGTCTCGCCTCTGCCCGGGCGCGCCTGCGCCGCCGGACAGGCCGTGTACGAGGACCGGTGGCGGCGGGGCTCGGCCGATTATTTCCGTTGGCAGGCGGCTGTGGCCGCGGCCAGGGAAGGGGCGGCGCGGCTCCTTCGGACCACGCCCGACCGGGTGGCCTTTACCGGTAACACCTCCCACGGGTTGTCGCTCGTGGCCGGCGGCCTCGACTGGAAGCCGGGGGACAAGGTGGCCGTGACCTGGCCGGATTTTCCCACCGTGCGCTTTCCCTTCGACAATCTGGCCGATCACGGCGTGGGCGTCGTGGAACTGCCCAAGCACGACGGCCGCCTGGACATGGACGCGGTGCGAAAGCTGATCCCGGGGTGTAAACTGGTGGTGGCGGCGACGGTGGACTGGACCACGGGCGTGCGCCTGCCGGCGGCGGAACTTGGAGCGCTTTGCCGGGAGGCGGGGGCGCTTTATTGTCTGGACGCCATTCAGAGCCTGGGGGCGCTGCCCACGGACGTGGCCGAGCTGGGCGTGGATTTTCTGGCCGCCGGCTGCCACAAATGGCAGCTCGGACCCATGGGGCTCGGCATCTTCTACGTGGCGCCGGGGGCCGATGCCGCCCTCGGTACGGTCATGGCCGGCTGGCGCTCCATGCGCGACGCCGAGGAACTCGGCATGACCTTTCGCCTGAAGGCCGGGGCCGGCCGTTTCGAGGCCGGGACCCAGGACATCGCCGGTATCGCCGCCTACGGCGCGTCGCTTGCCTTGTTCGAGGAGCTCGGCCGGGAAGAGGTCGCCCGCCGCATTTTCGCCATCGCCGACATCCTGGCCGCCGGGCTCGCCGAAAGGGGGCTTTGCGTCCCCTCGCCCCTGACGCCCGGGGAGCGCTCGGGCATTCTCGTGTTCGAGCATCCCGACGCCCCGGGCCTGTACAAGGCGCTGATGGGCGCCAATGTTGCCGTGTCGCTTCGAAACGGGCGCATCCGCCTGTCGCCGCACTGCTACAACGACGCAACGGACGCCGCGCGTTTTTTCGCGCATCTCGACGCGTTCGACGGACGCTGA